One region of Salvelinus sp. IW2-2015 linkage group LG6.1, ASM291031v2, whole genome shotgun sequence genomic DNA includes:
- the LOC111965250 gene encoding CD209 antigen-like protein E, producing MFGGAHGECAESGVRPEPTPPAYRKEPVRAELEDAKEGDKDSGGVVSSSTAGAATRTEATRPSLSLGVPFGVRTSGGGVQGVYIRASRRPRHHPSPTHPTLTATPPPKQPPPTPATHARHHTHRPPLIAASRRSIQSGSQGGKKWAGLLTCQTILLVLISLLVSISTNQAAVEPLSNATQPVETPEEELASLRLNLSTVLRRYSRLRDDYDSLAQNCSATVVNFKECPEGWLHVLVNEKCYYLSKDKMDWPSSRDNCTSMGGHLSILHSKNVHEALEKEASRIGGFNNYFWIGLSDREVEGDWRWVDNTTLTNNFWKQCSLEPDNNVSGGVDGEDCAVLESNTHAWSDVPCDFTYRRICQMDAVPITSA from the exons atgtttgggggggcacacggggagtgtgcagagtcaggagtcagacctgagccaactccccctgcttaccgtaaggagccggtcAGGGCGGAATTGGAG gacgctaaggagggggacaaagacagtggtggagtggtgtcctcgtccaccgccggagccgccacgCGGACAGAGGCCACCAGACCCTCCTTGAGTTTAGGTGTgccgttcggagtccgcacctcagggggggg AGTTCAAGGTGTATATATCCGAGCATCCCGGCGGCCGCGACACCACCCCAGCCCCACGCACCCCACGCTAACCGCAACCCCCCCACCGAAACAGCCACCACCCACCCCCGCCACCCATGCCCGCCACCACACCCACCGTCCGCCTCTAATCGCAGCCAGTAGac GATCAATCCAATCAGGTTCCCAGGGGGGGAAGAAGTGGGCAGGACTTCTGACGTGTCAGACCATCCTCCTTGTGCTGATTAGCCTCTTGGTATCCATCAGCACCAATCAGGCAGCTGTAGAACCCCTGTCAAATGCCACTCAACCTGTGGAGACCCCTGAGGAAGAGTTGGCCTCCCTGAGGTTGAATCTGAGTACTGTGCTGCGTCGCTACAGCCGCCTACGTGATGACTATGACAGCCTGGCACAAAACTGCTCTGCCACAG TGGTGAATTTCAAAGAGTGTCCTGAGGGATGGCTTCATGTACTGGTAAATGAAAAATGTTACTACCTCAGTAAGGACAAGATGGACTGGCCGAGCAGCAGAGACAATTGTACATCAATGGGCGGCCACCTTAGCATCCTGCACAGCAAGAACGTGCAT GAAGCCCTGGAAAAAGAGGCAAGTAGGATTGGTGGGTTTAATAACTACTTCTGGATCGGCCTAtcagacagagaggtggagggggactGGAGATGGGTGGACAACACAACGCTCACAAATAA CTTCTGGAAACAGTGCAGCTTGGAGCCTGATAACAACGTCTCCGGTGGGGTTGACGGTGAGGACTGTGCGGTCCTGGAGAGTAACACTCATGCCTGGTCCGACGTGCCCTGTGACTTCACCTACCGCCGCATCTGTCAAATGGATGCCGTACCCATTACGTCCGCTTGA
- the LOC111965249 gene encoding CD209 antigen-like protein C isoform X1 translates to MEVENYTSLHEFTEDISSRGNKPILNNHSAQGLKRGSECLRGQTALFVVIGLLASICANIALSVLLFSRPLPSVPLEAAALTLKLNSVRARYVYLCDDYSKLAQSCSKTVRKCRECPEGWIHVDEKCYSFSNDKMDWPSSRDSCTSLGSHLTILHSKEQHDALEKEARRIGGFDYHFWIGLSDIEKEGDWRWVDNTTLTNKYWNEYSSEPDNHHSGGSHGEDCATLDSHSQTWFDVPCDHIYKRICQMDAIRLD, encoded by the exons ATGGAGGTAGAGAACTATACCAGTCTACACGAGTTTACTGAGGATATATCCTCCAGAGGAAACAAGCCTATCCTAAACAAccaca GTGCCCAGGGGCTGAAGAGGGGRTCAGAGTGTCTCAGAGGTCAGACCGCCCTCTTTGTGGTGATTGGTCTATTGGCCTCCATCTGTGCCAACATCGCTCTGAGCGTGCTCT tgtttaGCAGGCCGTTACCTAGTGTTCCCCTGGAGGCAGCGGCTCTGACCCTGAAGCTGAACTCAGTTCGAGCACGTTATGTCTATCTCTGTGATGACTACTCCAAACTGGCCCAGAGCTGCTCAAAGACAG tAAGGAAGTGTAGGGAGTGTCCTGAGGGCTGGATTCATGTAGATGAGAAATGTTACTCCTTCAGTAATGACAAGATGGACTGGCCGAGCAGCAGAGACAGTTGTACATCCCTGGGCAGCCACCTTACCATCCTGCACAGCAAAGAACAGCAT GACGCTCTGGAAAAAGAGGCCCGGAGGATTGGCGGGTTTGACTACCACTTCTGGATTGGCCTATCAGATATAGAGAAGGAAGGGGATTGGAGATGGGTGgacaacacaacactgacaaaTAA gtATTGGAATGAGTATAGCTCTGAGCCTGACAATCATCACTCAGGAGGATCACATGGGGAGGACTGTGCCACCCTGGAYAGCCATTCGCAGACCTGGTTTGACGTACCGTGTGACCACATCTACAAACGCATTTGTCAGATGGATGCCATCCGGCTAGACTGA
- the LOC111965249 gene encoding CD209 antigen-like protein C isoform X2: MKGAQGLKRGSECLRGQTALFVVIGLLASICANIALSVLLFSRPLPSVPLEAAALTLKLNSVRARYVYLCDDYSKLAQSCSKTVRKCRECPEGWIHVDEKCYSFSNDKMDWPSSRDSCTSLGSHLTILHSKEQHDALEKEARRIGGFDYHFWIGLSDIEKEGDWRWVDNTTLTNKYWNEYSSEPDNHHSGGSHGEDCATLDSHSQTWFDVPCDHIYKRICQMDAIRLD; the protein is encoded by the exons ATGAAAG GTGCCCAGGGGCTGAAGAGGGGRTCAGAGTGTCTCAGAGGTCAGACCGCCCTCTTTGTGGTGATTGGTCTATTGGCCTCCATCTGTGCCAACATCGCTCTGAGCGTGCTCT tgtttaGCAGGCCGTTACCTAGTGTTCCCCTGGAGGCAGCGGCTCTGACCCTGAAGCTGAACTCAGTTCGAGCACGTTATGTCTATCTCTGTGATGACTACTCCAAACTGGCCCAGAGCTGCTCAAAGACAG tAAGGAAGTGTAGGGAGTGTCCTGAGGGCTGGATTCATGTAGATGAGAAATGTTACTCCTTCAGTAATGACAAGATGGACTGGCCGAGCAGCAGAGACAGTTGTACATCCCTGGGCAGCCACCTTACCATCCTGCACAGCAAAGAACAGCAT GACGCTCTGGAAAAAGAGGCCCGGAGGATTGGCGGGTTTGACTACCACTTCTGGATTGGCCTATCAGATATAGAGAAGGAAGGGGATTGGAGATGGGTGgacaacacaacactgacaaaTAA gtATTGGAATGAGTATAGCTCTGAGCCTGACAATCATCACTCAGGAGGATCACATGGGGAGGACTGTGCCACCCTGGAYAGCCATTCGCAGACCTGGTTTGACGTACCGTGTGACCACATCTACAAACGCATTTGTCAGATGGATGCCATCCGGCTAGACTGA
- the LOC111964687 gene encoding COP9 signalosome complex subunit 7a, whose product MKDGKKCAIHSQEAHTLTCTLSVALSQMEVEQLPSLSGLALAQAISSLLETPGLYVFSDILELPNVRELETGPHAPVFQLLNLFAYGTYCDYKERAASLPELTPAQRNKLRHLSIISLASNLKVEYHPFIWTAEFGGASTTSSGQAGPEEPACGGCGNVQRGRDWGSNELPNIATNMQEWCSGCEAVLCGIEEQVTRANQYRESQLKVKVQVETEVSNLQKTLKASSASPSSGPAAAGAASNQDADQPAEPRDPASSQEPRQPGKKSSKVKGLRGSGKIWSKSN is encoded by the exons ATGAAAGATGGGAAGAAATGTGCCATACACAGTCAGGAAG CTCATACTCTCACCTGCacactctctgtcgctctctctcagaTGGAGGTAGAgcagctcccctctctctccggcCTGGCGTTGGCCCAGGCCATAAGTTCTCTGCTGGAGACACCAGGCCTCTACGTGTTCTCAGACATCCTTGAGTTGCCCAACGTcagagag CTGGAGACAGGCCCGCACGCACCAGTGTTTCAGCTACTCAACCTCTTCGCCTATGGAACCTACTGTGACTATAAAG AgagggcagcctctctcccagagTTGACCCCAGCCCAGAGGAACAAACTCCGTCACCTCTCCATCATCAGTCTGGCATCCAATCTCAAGGTAGAGTACCACCCATTCATCTG GACTGCTGAGTTTGGAGGCGCGTCTACGACATCATCAGGGCAAGCTGGACCAGAGGAACCAGCATGTGGAGGCTGCGGAAACGTGCAGCGTGGCCGAGACTGGGGCTCCAACGAGCTGCCCAACATAGCAACAAACATGCAGGAGTG GTGTTCAGGATGTGAGGCGGTCCTGTGTGGGATCGAGGAGCAGGTAACCAGAGCCAACCAATACAGAGAGAGCCAGCTGAAGGTCAAAGTTCAGGTGGAGACAGAG gtgtcAAACCTCCAGAAAACGCTAAAGGCCAGCTCCGCCTCCCCGTCGTCCGGCCCCGCCGCCGCTGGAGCTGCATCCAATCAGGATGCAGACCAGCCGGCCGAGCCACGAGACCCCGCCTCCTCTCAGGAACCACGGCAACCRGGCAAGAAGAGTTCAAAGGTCAAAGG gCTCCGTGGAAGTGGGAAGATCTGGTCCAAGTCCAACTGA